The Longimicrobium sp. genome window below encodes:
- a CDS encoding HRDC domain-containing protein has product DAFERAAPAGTAAAAPPSAEQRQLYAKLRELRTSLAREEEVPAFCVFADRTLVEIARRHPRSETEMLAVPGVGPGKMQKYGSAFLEILRGD; this is encoded by the coding sequence GCGACGCCTTCGAGCGCGCCGCGCCGGCGGGGACGGCGGCGGCCGCGCCGCCCAGCGCCGAGCAGAGGCAGCTGTACGCGAAACTGCGGGAGTTGCGGACGTCGCTGGCCCGCGAAGAGGAGGTGCCCGCCTTCTGCGTCTTCGCCGACCGCACGCTGGTGGAGATCGCCAGGCGCCATCCGCGCAGCGAAACGGAGATGCTGGCCGTGCCCGGGGTGGGGCCGGGAAAGATGCAGAAGTACGGGTCG